CCCGGTAACAATACTGGTTCATGGCGTGGAGCGATGAGCAACACTCGCCCAATTTGCAGACCTGCCCCGTCACATCACCTTTCCGGATTTGCCGTTCGGGCAGGCCGTGGTAGCTGAACAGGTAGTGCTCAAACGATTCCTTCTGCATGTACGGGCGGGCGCGCTGCACGAAGCCCTCAATAAACTTGGGATGATCCAGGAAGCTGTTGGTAAATTCAATCCGCGGAATAATCTGCCATTTCCCCACAATCTCCATCACCTTTTCGTACACCGAACCCGTGGTGGCCGAGGCATATTGCGGAAAGAAGGGAATGACAACCAGATCGGTTAAGCCCAACTTCTGAAATTCCGAAAGACCAGCTTCTATGCTCGGATTCTGATACCGCATCGCCAGTTTGACCACGTAATCGTCGCCCAGTTGCTTCTGCAGTTCCCGCTCGACAACCTCGCCGTAATACTTTAACGGGGAACCATTTTCGGTCCACACCTCCCGGTATACCTTCGCGGACTTGGGCGCCCGAAAGGGGGCAATGATGCCGTTCACCAGCGCATAACGCTGCACGTACGGAATGTCGATGACCCGCCCATCCATTAAAAACTCCCTGAGGTATTTCCGGACGTCCGGCACCGACGGGCTGTCGGGCGTTCCAAGGTTGACGATCAGAACGCCGGTTTTGCCGATCGACTTGCGGGCAGCCGGAGATTGTTTCAAGACGGGGACATCCATACCGGGTACTTCCA
This Larkinella insperata DNA region includes the following protein-coding sequences:
- the hemH gene encoding ferrochelatase produces the protein MDVPVLKQSPAARKSIGKTGVLIVNLGTPDSPSVPDVRKYLREFLMDGRVIDIPYVQRYALVNGIIAPFRAPKSAKVYREVWTENGSPLKYYGEVVERELQKQLGDDYVVKLAMRYQNPSIEAGLSEFQKLGLTDLVVIPFFPQYASATTGSVYEKVMEIVGKWQIIPRIEFTNSFLDHPKFIEGFVQRARPYMQKESFEHYLFSYHGLPERQIRKGDVTGQVCKLGECCSSLHAMNQYCYRAQCFETTRLLVRALGIPEGKYTTTFQSRLGKDPWIRPYTEDVVQELAEKGVKSVLAFSPAFVADCLETTIEVGEEYKELFEKHGGKRWQLVESLNDSPLWIELLVDLVKKAA